The following are encoded in a window of Sminthopsis crassicaudata isolate SCR6 chromosome 3, ASM4859323v1, whole genome shotgun sequence genomic DNA:
- the LOC141564052 gene encoding group IID secretory phospholipase A2-like, with amino-acid sequence MQLVLLWAMLITLGAIAPSQGSLKQLNQMIKQATGKNPLFSYLNYGCHCGPGGKGQPKDASDWCCKIHDCCYKHLKQERCHVLVDRYNYNYNDGNIECCGGSQCEKKICQCDKELALCLQRNLESYQKSYRFYWKFHCRDQNPEC; translated from the exons ATGCAACTGGTACTGTTGTGGGCTATGCTCATTACCCTAG GAGCAATAGCTCCAAGCCAAGGGAGCCTGAAGCAGCTGAATCAAATGATTAAACAGGCAACAGGAAAAAATCCTCTCTTCAGTTATCTGAATTATGGATGCCACTGTGGACCAGGGGGTAAAGGTCAACCCAAAGATGCAAGTGACTG GTGCTGTAAGATTCACGACTGCTGCTACAAACACCTAAAGCAAGAGAGATGTCATGTCCTTGTGGACAGGTACAACTACAACTATAACGATGGGAACATTGAATGCT GTGGGGGGAGCCAGTGTGAGAAGAAGATTTGCCAGTGTGACAAGGAACTTGCCCTCTGCCTGCAGCGAAATCTGGAAAGCTACCAGAAGAGCTACCGTTTCTATTGGAAATTCCACTGTCGAGATCAGAATCCAGAATGCTAA